In Luteimonas galliterrae, the sequence ATTATCCTTTCGACGAGGACGTGCTGCACTGGCACCGCACCGCGCGCGAACTGTGCGCGCCGTTCGGCGAAGACCGCTACGCCCGGCACAAGCGCTGGTGCGACGAATACTTCTACCTGAAGCACCGCAAGGAAACGCGCGGCGTCGGCGGCCTTTTCTTCGACGATCTGCATGAAGACTTCGACCGCGACTTCGGCTATCTGCGCGCGGTCGGCGACGGTTTCCTGGACGCCTGGCTGCCGATCGTCGAGCGCCGCCGCGATACGCCTTATGGCGAACGCGAGCGCGCGTTCCAACTGTACCGGCGCGGGCGCTACGTCGAGTTCAACCTGGTCTGGGACCGCGGCACGCTGTTCGGCCTGCAGAGCGGCGGCCGCAGCGAATCGATCCTGATGAGCCTGCCGCCGCTGGTGCGCTGGGAATACGGCTACGCGCCCGAACCCGGCAGCGTCGAAGCGCGGCTGGAAGATTACCTGCGTCCGCGCGATTGGCTGGCGGAGCTAACTCTGTAGAACGGAGTTTGCTCCGCTGCTTGAAGCCCTCCCCTTCAAGGGGAGGGTTGGATGGGGATGGGTTTGACCTTCGTAACAACATCAAACCCATCCCCATCCCGGCCTTCCCCTTGAAGGGGAAGGAGACAACAAGAGCAGCGGAGCGAGCTCCGCTCTACAGAGTTTCGCCGCGCTTGCGCTTCATCACGCTGATATGCCCATCGGTTTCCAGCGTGGCCATATAGATCTGCTCCACGTCCTGGCAATCCGCCTGGCGCATCGCTTCGTGGAAGTCGGCCTTGCTGACCAGCTCGCGCCGCAGCACGTCGTGGAAGATGTGCCCGTCCTTGGCCAGCACCGTCGGCGCGCCCTCGATGAGCCGACGCGCCGTCGTGTTGCGCGAGGACAGCCACGCCGCCAGGTAGTTCAGCCCGATCAGGCAGGCGGCCAGGATGGCCGCGCCGGTCATGGAGTTGTCGCCCCCGTTCAGCCCGTTCTGAACGGCGTTGCCGATCAGGATCAGCAGGACCAGATCGAAGGGCGTGAACTGGCCCACCGCCCGCTTGCCGGACAGGCGCACCAGCAGCATCACCATCAGATAGATGGCCACCGCGCGCAGGACGAAGTGCCACCAGGGCGCCGACAGCTGGAACAGGTCGTTCATATCGCCTCCTTCGTTGCCGGCAACTTAGCGGAATGACTGGGAAAGGCCGAATTCCCGGACATCGGGCAATAAAAAGCCCCGCAGGCAGGGGGGGCCGGCGGGGCTCGGGGAACGGGACTTGGGGAGTAGTCGTCGTTCCGGGATCACTCCAGGGGAGGGAGAGATCTGTGGCGGACATTGCGTCCGTCACGGGGGTATATGACCACTTGCCGGATTGATAGTTCGTGAAGCCCGGGGTTAATAAACCGTTGGGTTCAGCTGCTGTTTACCCACCCAGCAGCCGGCGCAATTCTTGCTTTTCGTAGGAGCGGCTTTTGCCGCGAGCTTTTCGCGCCGGTTCCGGCCATCTAGCCGCAGCGGAGGTAAAAAAGCTCGCGGCTAAAGCCGCTCCTACGAAGAGCCAAGCCGCGCCATAAGGCGCCGCTCAATGCGCCTCGTCCCAGTTGTCGCCCACGCCGCTATCCACCACCAGCGGCACCCGCAGTTCAGCGGCGCCCGACATGCGGCTGCCGACCTCCGTCAGCAGCGTTTCGACGAAGCCCGTTTCCGTCTCGAAGACCAGCTCGTCGTGCACCTGCAGGATCATCAGCGCGCGCGCGGCATGATCGGCCAGCCACGCATCGATCGACACCATCGCGCGCTTGATGATGTCCGCCGCGGTGCCCTGCATCGGCGCATTGATCGCCGCGCGCTCGGCGCCGGCGCGTTGGCCCTGCGTGCCCTTGTTGATGTAGTCCAGGTACAGGCGTCGGCCGAACACGGTCTCGACATAGCCCTGCTCGCGCGCCTGCTGCCGGGTGCGTTCCATGAAGTCGCGCACGCCCGGGTAGCGGCTGAAGTACAGCGCGATGTAATCCTGCGCCTCGCCGCGGGCGATGCCCAGCTGCCGCGCCAGTCCGAACGCGCTCATGCCGTACATCAGGCCGAAGTTGATCGCCTTGGCGGCGCGGCGCTCGTTGCCGGTCACTTCGTCCAGCTTGCGGCCGAACACTTCGGCGGCCGTGGCCTTGTGGATGTCGACGCCGGATTCGAACGCGCGCAACAAACCTGCGTCTTCGGACAGGTGCGCCATGATCCGCAATTCGATCTGCGAATAGTCGCAAGCCACCAGCTTGCGCCCCGGCGGTGCGACGAAGGCGCGGCGGATGCGGCGGCCGTCCTCGGTGCGGATCGGGATGTTCTGCAGGTTGGGTTCGGAAGACGCCAGCCGCCCGGTCGCGGCGCCGGCCTGGTGATAGCTGGTGTGCACGCGGCCGGTATCGGGGTTCACCGTCTGCGCGAGCTTGTCGGTATAGGTGCTGCGCAGTTTGGCCAGGCCGCGGTATTCCAGGATGATCCGCGGCAGTTCGTGCTGGTCGGCGATCGCTTCCAGCGCTTCTTCGTTGGTCGAAGGCTGTCCGGACGGCGTCTTCACCAGCACCGGCAGCTTCAGTTCCTCGAACAGCAATGCGCACAGCTGCTTGGGCGAATCGAGATTGAAGGTGCGGCCGGCCAGTTCGGTGGCTTTCTGTTGCGCGGCGAGCATGCGCTTGCTCAGGTCGGCGCTCTGGCGGCGCAGTTCGTCGGCGTCGATCATCACGCCGTTGGCTTCGATCCGCTCCAGCACCGGCACCAGCGGCATTTCGATGTCGCGGTAGACGAAGGAGAGCCCGGCCTCGGCGGCCAGCTTCGGCGCCAGTACGCGGTGCAGGCGCAGGGTGACGTCGGCGTCTTCCGCGGCGTAGCGCGTGGCATCGTCGATGGCGACCGCCGAGAACGGGATCGCCTTGCTGCCCTTGCCGGCGACCTGTTCGTACTTGATCGTCTCGTAGCCCAGGTAGCGCTGCGCCAGCGAATCCATGTCGTGGCGGCTGCTGCCCGAATTGAGCACGAAGCTTTCGAGCATGGTGTCGTCGGCGTAGCCCTTCACCTCGATGCCGTGCCTGCGCAGCACGTGCAGGTCGTACTTGCCGTGCTGGCCCAGCTTCTTCCTGCCGGCATCGGCGAACAGCGGCGCCAGTGCGGCCAGCGTCTGCGCGCGGTCTAGTTGTTCGGGCGCGCCGGGATAATGGTGCGCCAGCGGCAGATAGGCGGCCTTGCCCGGTTCGACCGAGAAGCTCAGGCCGACCAGGTTGGCCTGCATCGGATCGAGGCTGTCGGTCTCGCTGTCGAAGGCGAATTCGTCGGCGGCCTGCAAGCGCTCGATCCAGGCGCGCAACTGCGACGGCAGCAGGATCGTTTCGTACTCGCCCGGCGCCGACAGCGCCGGATCGACGGCCGCAACCGGCGCCGGCGCGCTGACGAATCCGGTGCCGCGCGCGCGGCCGGGCTCTTTCTCGGGCACGCCGCCGGCAGCGGCGGCGCCGTCGAGTTCCTTCAGCGCCTGGTTGAAGCCGTAGCGCGCGTACAGGTTGCGCAGCGTGTCCACGTCGCGGTCGCGCAGCAGCAACGTGTCGGGGCCGCCGCCGAGTTCGACGTCGGTCTTGATCGTCACCAGCTCGCGGTTCAGCGGCAGCCGGTCCACCGCGGCGCGCAGGTTGTCGCCGATCTTGCCCTTGATGTCGTAGGCGTGCGCGATCACGCCGTCCAGCGTGCCGTATTCGGCCAGCCATTTGGCTGCGGTTTTAGGGCCGCATTTCTCCACGCCCGGCACGTTGTCGATCGCGTCGCCCATCAGCGCCAGCATGTCCACGATCTGCTCGGGACGCACGCCGAACTTGTCGACTACGGTCGCTTCGGAATCCAGCCGGCTGCCGCTCATCGTGTTGACCAACGCGATGCCGGGCCGCACCAGCTGCGCGAAATCCTTGTCGCCGGTGGAGATGGTGATCTCGATGCCTTGCGCCGCGCCCTGCAGCGCCAGCGTGCCGATCACGTCGTCGGCTTCGACGCCGTCCACGCGCAGGATCGGAAAGCCCAGCGCCTGCACGATCTCGCACATCGGCATCACCTGCGCGCGCAGGTCGTCGGGCATCGGCGGCCGGTTGGCCTTGTACTCGGCGTAGAGGTCGTCGCGGAAGGTCTTGCCGGGCGCGTCGACGACGAAGGCGGCGAAATCCGGCTTTTCCTTCAACGTCGCGCGCAGCATGTTGACCACGCCGAACAGCGCGCCGGTCGGCTCGCCGGCCGCGTTGCTCAGCGGCGGCAGGGCGTGGAAGGCGCGGTAGAGGTAGCTGGAACCGTCGATCAGTACGAGTCGCTTCATACCGCGATTCTACCTGCCTGGGGCGGCCTGTCCGGCGTCGCCCGGTGATGGACCTTTCCACGCCGCGCACACCCTGGCTGGGCAATAATGGCCGCCGACGAAGCAGGGAACCCCCGCCATGAACGCATCCACTCTCCTCCGCGCCGGTGCGCTGTCGGCCGCCCTGCTGCTCGGCGCCTGCGCCACCTTCGCCGGCGGCGACGCCAGCGTGCCGATACCCGCCGATGCGCAGCGCAGCATGCATACCGAGCCCAATGGCGACGTGATCGAGGAATACCGCGTCGCCGGCCGCCTGCATACGGTCAAAGTGACGCCCGCGCGCGGCCCCACCTACTACCTGACCGATGCGGACGGCGACGGCCAGATAGACAACAACAAGCAGGACGGCATCTCGCCGGTGTACTTCAAACTCTTCAGTTTCTGACCATGACCGATATCGAGATCCGGCCGTTGGCCGATGCGGCCGCGCTGCGCGGCGCCTGGCCCGTGGCGCAGCAGTTGCGTCCGCACCTGAACGAGGAAGGCTTCGTCGCGCAGGCCTTGCGCCAGTTCGGCGAGGGCTTCCGCGCCACGGCGCTGTACGACGCAGGCATCGCCCGCGCCTACGCCGGTTGGCGCGTGCACGAGAACCTCGTGTACGGCAAGCATATGTACGTGGACGATCTGGTCACCGACCAGACCGTGCGCAGCCGTGGTTATGGCAAGCAGCTGCTCGATTGGCTGAAGGACGAAGCGCGGCGCCAGGGCTGCGCGAAATTGCAGCTGGATTCGGGCACGCACCGCAAGGACGCGCATGCCTTCTATTTGCGCGAAGGGCTGCGGATCGAGGCGTTCCACTTCGGCATACCGCTTTAGCCGGGCCGGAGGGCCGATACGCGCGCAAACGCGAATTGGCTCCTTCCGGCATGGCCGAGGCATTGGCTATCCTTAATGCGCGGCGGACACGCGGAGAACGGCATGCTTGCGATTGCGGCACGAAACGCGACCTTACTGGTTGGCTTGCTGTTCGCCCCCGCGGCCATCGCCGCGGAAATGTCGCTGCGCGAATCGGTCATGCATCCGCTGCCGCTGGCGGAAGTACCGGCAATGCGCGAAATCGCCGACCAGACTTATCTGGATGCGGCCAAGCCCGATCACGCCTACGACCTGTATCTGCCCGACAGCAAGGCGCCGCGTCCACTGGTATTGATGATCCACGGCGGTGCGCCCGCCGTATCCGGGCTGCGCAAATCGCCACTATTTCGCAGCTGGGCGCTGCAGATAGCGTCACGCAGCGGCGCCGCGGTGGCCGTGATCGGATGGGACGGCGACAAGCGCCTCACCGGCCAGATCGATACCGCCTACGCGCACATCAAGTCGCGCGCCGGCGAATACGGCATCGATGCCGCGCGGCCCTGCATCCTGACTTTCTCCGCCGGCGTGGCGGCGGTGGTGCCGCATGCGCTGCGCAGCGCGACGATCGCGCCGCGTTGCATCGTCGGCCTATATGGCGATTGGCAGCCGGCGATGAAGGCGTTGCCCGACGTTAAAAATGTGCGCGGGCTGCCGATCCTAGTCGTGCGCGCCGGTCGCGACGAGATCGTTCCGGACACCAGCGCGCCGGCTTTCGTCGCGGCCGCGCAGGCCGCAGGCGCCGATGTGGAGGTGCTACGGCATCCGCAGGGGCTGCACGTGTTCGAGATACGCAATCCCGGTGCGGATACGACTCGGATACTCGAGGCCACGCTCGATTTCCTGCGCGTCAACACACGAGCGCGCGGGCGGCCTGAACCCCGCAAAAACAACGGATGACATAGCAAGACCCGGATATCGACGCGCGCCACGCGTCGCTACATTGCCTGCACACCTTCCTAGCAACAGGAGCAGGCCATGAACACGATCTACCGCACCCAACTCGCTGTCGCCACCCAGAACGATCCGCGCTGGGCATCCGTCGTCTCGCGCGACGCTCAGGCCGACGGCAGCTTCTATTACTCTGTCGCAAGCTCCGGCGTGTATTGCCGGCCTTCCTGCGCTGCCCGTCTGGCTCGACCGGAAAACGTGCGTTTCCACACCAACACGCAAGCCGCGGAACAGGCCGGTTTTCGCGCCTGCAAACGCTGCAAGCCCGATCGCTACGCAGCGGACGCGGAACAAGCACCGCAAACGCCGCAGAAGATCGCTTTTTCGATCGGCGTAAGCGCTATCGGCCGTGTGTTGGTCGCACGCAGCGAACGCGGCGTTTGCGCGATCCTTCTGGGCGACGACGACAACGCACTGGCCAGCCAACTGCAGCAACGCTTCGCAAACAGCGAATTGACCCGCGACGACGTCAGCTTGCAACTGGTGCTCGCTCAGGTCGCCGGTTTCGTCGACCAACCGCAGGGCGATCTCGATGTGCCGCTGGATGCGCACGGCAGCGACTTCCAGCAGCGCGTATGGCAGGCCTTGCGCAGCATTCCGGCGGGCGCCACGGCGAGCTACACGGACATCGCGCAACGCATCGGATCGCCGCACGCGGTGCGTGCCGTGGCCGCGGCTTGCGCAGCGAATCCGCTGGCTGTGGTCATCCCCTGCCATCGCGTGATCAAGCGCGACGGCAGCCTGTCGGGCTTTCGCTGGGGCGTGGAGCGCAAGCGCGCGCTGCTGGCACGCGAAGCGCAGGCATGAATGCGAACGCTGTCGTAACTCCCGGCGCGCGCCGCGATATCGCGGCGCGCGTTCGGGGCATGGATTGGGATCGTGTCGGCACCGATCTCGACGCGCAGGGCAACGCACTGCTGCCGCAGCTTCTCACGCCCGAGGAATGCACGGCGCTGGCCGGACTGTACGGCCAGGACGAACGCTTCCGCAGCCGCGTGGTGATGGCCCGGCACGGTTTCGGCCGCGGCGAATACCGGTACTTCGCTTATCCATTGCCGGAATCGATCGCGGCGCTGCGGACCCGTCTTTATCCGCTACTGGCTCCGATCGCCAACCGCTGGAACCGGACGATGGGCATCGATGCGCGTTATCCGGACCGGCACGATGAATTCATCGCGCGCTGCCACGACGCCGGCCAGACGCGGCCCACGCCCTTGCTGCTGCAGTACGGGATGGACGACTACAACTGCTTGCATCAGGACCTGTACGGCGAACACGTATTTCCGCTGCAGGTCGCGATACTGCTGTCGCAACCGGGCGAGGACTTCAGCGGCGGCGAATTCGTGCTGACCGAACAGCGTCCGCGCATGCAGTCGCGCGTGGACGTGGTGCCGCTGCGGCGGGGCGACGGCGTCGTCTTCGCCGTTCACCAGCGCCCGGTACGCGGCGCGCGCGGTGCGTACCGCGTCAACATGCGGCATGGCGTGAGCCGCGTGCGCGCGGGCCATCGGCACACCTTGGGCGTGATATTCCACGATGCGGCCTGAGTTCCGCGCATCGATCTGGAACGGCTTTCACATCCTTTAGCGCCGCGGTTGGCCACACTGCGCCGGTCCCACCGATGCGGGCGCCCCATGTTCGGACGCGAACGCCGCCGCCAGACCGAAAACCGCGATGCCGCCGCGCTGCGCGCCGGCCTCACGCCGCAACAGCTCTCGGCCCTGGAAACGCTCGAGCAGTTCCAGTGGACCTTGCGCTTCGTGCGCCGGCCGATGTTCATGGAACCCATCCCCGTGGTCGTGGACCGCACCGGCAAGCGGCATGCCGTGCTCAGGGCGGACGGCACGCTGGACGAGAGCCCGGATTTCAAGGTCCGCGATTAGCCCGCGCGGAGTTCGGCGCTCAAGCGCCGACGAACGCCCGCACGATCTCGTCGGCGCCGCGCCGCGACCAGGTTTCGTTGATCGCGATCTCCACCCGGGCCTCGCGCGGCTCGCGCATATGGATGTCGGCTTGGCGCAGGCGATCGACCAGTCCTGCGCTCCGCTCCGGCGCGATCTGCAAGAACTGGATGTTGCTGCCGTGCTCCACCGGCTGCACCGTAAACCCGCCGGCCGCCGCCAACCCCGCGAACACGCTCTCGGCATTGCGCCTGGCCGCGATAAAACGCGTTTCGAACCCCTCCAAGGCATGCAGCGCCGGCAATGCCGCGGGCCAGCCCTGATAGATCGTAGAGCCGAAGATATGGCGCAGATCGCGGATCTTGGCGATCGTTTCCTTGTCGCCGGCGAGCACCGCGCCGAACGGCGCGCCCAGGTATTTGTACAGCGACACGTAAACCGTATCGAACAAGGCGCTATACGCCTTGACGTCGAAGCCGGGCGTGCCATAGGCCAGCAGCAGGCGCGCGCCGTCCAGATGCATGCCGATCTTCTTGGACCGCGCCAGCTGCGAGATCGCCCGCGCGGTCTCGAACGGCACCATCGCACCGTCGGCGCGGCGCACCGGGCTTTCCAGCGAAATCGCGCCGACGCGCAGCGGATACGGGCCATTCTCGGCCTCGTCGATGGCCGCCTTCACTTCTTCCA encodes:
- the hemF gene encoding oxygen-dependent coproporphyrinogen oxidase; translated protein: MTDIGTVRNYLTGLQDRICTALEQADGRARFAEDAWTRDEGGGGRTRVMRDGAVFEQAGVGFSDVSGATLPPSATAARPELAGASWRAVGVSLVLHPLNPYLPTTHCNVRHFQARRDGETIAWWFGGGFDLTPYYPFDEDVLHWHRTARELCAPFGEDRYARHKRWCDEYFYLKHRKETRGVGGLFFDDLHEDFDRDFGYLRAVGDGFLDAWLPIVERRRDTPYGERERAFQLYRRGRYVEFNLVWDRGTLFGLQSGGRSESILMSLPPLVRWEYGYAPEPGSVEARLEDYLRPRDWLAELTL
- a CDS encoding DUF421 domain-containing protein, with the protein product MNDLFQLSAPWWHFVLRAVAIYLMVMLLVRLSGKRAVGQFTPFDLVLLILIGNAVQNGLNGGDNSMTGAAILAACLIGLNYLAAWLSSRNTTARRLIEGAPTVLAKDGHIFHDVLRRELVSKADFHEAMRQADCQDVEQIYMATLETDGHISVMKRKRGETL
- the polA gene encoding DNA polymerase I → MKRLVLIDGSSYLYRAFHALPPLSNAAGEPTGALFGVVNMLRATLKEKPDFAAFVVDAPGKTFRDDLYAEYKANRPPMPDDLRAQVMPMCEIVQALGFPILRVDGVEADDVIGTLALQGAAQGIEITISTGDKDFAQLVRPGIALVNTMSGSRLDSEATVVDKFGVRPEQIVDMLALMGDAIDNVPGVEKCGPKTAAKWLAEYGTLDGVIAHAYDIKGKIGDNLRAAVDRLPLNRELVTIKTDVELGGGPDTLLLRDRDVDTLRNLYARYGFNQALKELDGAAAAGGVPEKEPGRARGTGFVSAPAPVAAVDPALSAPGEYETILLPSQLRAWIERLQAADEFAFDSETDSLDPMQANLVGLSFSVEPGKAAYLPLAHHYPGAPEQLDRAQTLAALAPLFADAGRKKLGQHGKYDLHVLRRHGIEVKGYADDTMLESFVLNSGSSRHDMDSLAQRYLGYETIKYEQVAGKGSKAIPFSAVAIDDATRYAAEDADVTLRLHRVLAPKLAAEAGLSFVYRDIEMPLVPVLERIEANGVMIDADELRRQSADLSKRMLAAQQKATELAGRTFNLDSPKQLCALLFEELKLPVLVKTPSGQPSTNEEALEAIADQHELPRIILEYRGLAKLRSTYTDKLAQTVNPDTGRVHTSYHQAGAATGRLASSEPNLQNIPIRTEDGRRIRRAFVAPPGRKLVACDYSQIELRIMAHLSEDAGLLRAFESGVDIHKATAAEVFGRKLDEVTGNERRAAKAINFGLMYGMSAFGLARQLGIARGEAQDYIALYFSRYPGVRDFMERTRQQAREQGYVETVFGRRLYLDYINKGTQGQRAGAERAAINAPMQGTAADIIKRAMVSIDAWLADHAARALMILQVHDELVFETETGFVETLLTEVGSRMSGAAELRVPLVVDSGVGDNWDEAH
- a CDS encoding DUF2782 domain-containing protein, with product MNASTLLRAGALSAALLLGACATFAGGDASVPIPADAQRSMHTEPNGDVIEEYRVAGRLHTVKVTPARGPTYYLTDADGDGQIDNNKQDGISPVYFKLFSF
- a CDS encoding GNAT family N-acetyltransferase, whose protein sequence is MTDIEIRPLADAAALRGAWPVAQQLRPHLNEEGFVAQALRQFGEGFRATALYDAGIARAYAGWRVHENLVYGKHMYVDDLVTDQTVRSRGYGKQLLDWLKDEARRQGCAKLQLDSGTHRKDAHAFYLREGLRIEAFHFGIPL
- a CDS encoding alpha/beta hydrolase — protein: MLAIAARNATLLVGLLFAPAAIAAEMSLRESVMHPLPLAEVPAMREIADQTYLDAAKPDHAYDLYLPDSKAPRPLVLMIHGGAPAVSGLRKSPLFRSWALQIASRSGAAVAVIGWDGDKRLTGQIDTAYAHIKSRAGEYGIDAARPCILTFSAGVAAVVPHALRSATIAPRCIVGLYGDWQPAMKALPDVKNVRGLPILVVRAGRDEIVPDTSAPAFVAAAQAAGADVEVLRHPQGLHVFEIRNPGADTTRILEATLDFLRVNTRARGRPEPRKNNG
- a CDS encoding methylated-DNA--[protein]-cysteine S-methyltransferase; translation: MNTIYRTQLAVATQNDPRWASVVSRDAQADGSFYYSVASSGVYCRPSCAARLARPENVRFHTNTQAAEQAGFRACKRCKPDRYAADAEQAPQTPQKIAFSIGVSAIGRVLVARSERGVCAILLGDDDNALASQLQQRFANSELTRDDVSLQLVLAQVAGFVDQPQGDLDVPLDAHGSDFQQRVWQALRSIPAGATASYTDIAQRIGSPHAVRAVAAACAANPLAVVIPCHRVIKRDGSLSGFRWGVERKRALLAREAQA
- a CDS encoding 2OG-Fe(II) oxygenase gives rise to the protein MNANAVVTPGARRDIAARVRGMDWDRVGTDLDAQGNALLPQLLTPEECTALAGLYGQDERFRSRVVMARHGFGRGEYRYFAYPLPESIAALRTRLYPLLAPIANRWNRTMGIDARYPDRHDEFIARCHDAGQTRPTPLLLQYGMDDYNCLHQDLYGEHVFPLQVAILLSQPGEDFSGGEFVLTEQRPRMQSRVDVVPLRRGDGVVFAVHQRPVRGARGAYRVNMRHGVSRVRAGHRHTLGVIFHDAA
- a CDS encoding threonine aldolase family protein — encoded protein: MTFEARCTDPSRRRLLAATLPAGLMMLNFDALAAAAQAAPAAARPRPALTERSVMLMGDAVPQKAQDWVRHLQQLVDATPDVRDSYLAEGAVHTLEARFAALLGKQDAAFLPTGTLANNLAVRVLCGENRHALVQHDSHLYLDESNAASTLNGLHLVPLAKGRAAPTLEEVKAAIDEAENGPYPLRVGAISLESPVRRADGAMVPFETARAISQLARSKKIGMHLDGARLLLAYGTPGFDVKAYSALFDTVYVSLYKYLGAPFGAVLAGDKETIAKIRDLRHIFGSTIYQGWPAALPALHALEGFETRFIAARRNAESVFAGLAAAGGFTVQPVEHGSNIQFLQIAPERSAGLVDRLRQADIHMREPREARVEIAINETWSRRGADEIVRAFVGA